Proteins encoded in a region of the Drosophila sechellia strain sech25 chromosome 2L, ASM438219v1, whole genome shotgun sequence genome:
- the LOC6611795 gene encoding uncharacterized protein LOC6611795 isoform X1 produces the protein MQHYNNNYYYYYNYNLSYEPPVDRSLGGGGKRSVQRLQQLVRRTRYELQQWPLLMQLLLFVLWLNAKFWQLVNEQVTYRRRRWH, from the coding sequence ATGCAgcactacaacaacaactactacTACTATTACAACTACAACCTGAGCTATGAGCCGCCGGTCGATCGGTCGCTGGGCGGCGGGGGCAAGCGGAGCGTTCAACGTCTGCAGCAACTGGTGCGAAGGACGCGGTACGAGCTGCAGCAATGGCCGCTACTGATGCAGCTGCTCCTGTTCGTCCTTTGGCTAAATGCCAAGTTCTGGCAGCTGGTCAACGAACAGGTGACCTACCGCCGCAGGAGGTGGCACTGA